A single window of Verrucomicrobiales bacterium DNA harbors:
- a CDS encoding site-2 protease family protein, producing MTGELLQKLLVSYSGFILLLTLHELGHAWMAMKCGDDTAKKLGRVSLNPIVHMDLVGTVILPLLMLYLSYSGSSFRGMLVGWAKPVPVDPTKLRRPGWDDIAIAMAGPLVNLVLAVLLLGLARVFLIIHLPQAAPYCKEFAQISLILCFFNLIPIPPLDGSHVLRVVTGMSREFYARLVGVGFIVVILVMQIPAMQQALHSVTRGTYKVMASWFGLF from the coding sequence ATGACCGGGGAACTCCTTCAAAAGCTGTTGGTCAGCTACAGCGGATTCATTCTGCTGCTCACCTTGCATGAATTGGGGCATGCGTGGATGGCTATGAAGTGCGGGGACGATACTGCCAAAAAGCTGGGAAGAGTCTCTTTGAACCCAATCGTTCACATGGACTTAGTGGGCACCGTGATTCTCCCGTTGCTGATGCTGTATCTTTCCTACTCAGGATCCAGCTTTCGGGGCATGCTGGTGGGGTGGGCGAAGCCGGTACCGGTTGACCCGACGAAACTGAGAAGGCCAGGTTGGGATGATATTGCGATCGCAATGGCTGGACCACTGGTCAACTTGGTTTTGGCCGTGCTTCTGCTTGGGCTGGCTCGGGTGTTCCTAATCATCCACCTCCCCCAAGCGGCTCCGTATTGCAAGGAGTTTGCGCAGATCAGTTTGATTCTCTGTTTCTTCAATTTAATTCCGATTCCGCCGTTGGATGGATCCCACGTGCTGAGGGTGGTCACGGGAATGAGTCGAGAATTCTACGCTCGATTGGTGGGAGTGGGATTCATTGTGGTCATCCTGGTGATGCAGATTCCCGCCATGCAGCAGGCGCTGCACTCCGTTACTCGAGGTACTTATAAAGTCATGGCGAGCTGGTTTGGGTTGTTTTGA